A single genomic interval of Sulfurovum sp. TSL6 harbors:
- a CDS encoding folylpolyglutamate synthase/dihydrofolate synthase family protein encodes MMDSFDTFLQNKPLYYKEIDHKRVHLAYGLLKPHIKHPRTVHIVGTNGKGSTGRMIAHLAYKSGLKVGHFSSPHILKFNERIWINGSDGTDEVLEEAHQRLFIILGKELSESLSYFEYTTLLAFVVFENCDLMVLEAGLGGEFDATNVCDKALSVITPIGIDHQAFLGESIEAIAGTKIRSIQKQVLLAPQVYDEVFTVAEKIAKEKDARLYIHKTLSQVMSELEVIAKEKSWGNYLVENASVALQALDILELSYQIDDLRTLELFGRFYPLTKNIRIDVGHNPLAAKAIEKALDQKVVLIYNSLDDKDYEAVLQTLKPKVKRIEIIPIHSQRATTLSEIEQAIKKVGINYSYFDGKIDKNEHYLVFGSFYVVEEFLNKMQKKRDVPK; translated from the coding sequence ATGATGGACTCTTTTGATACATTTCTTCAAAATAAACCTCTGTACTATAAAGAGATAGACCATAAGCGAGTACATTTGGCTTATGGTCTATTGAAACCGCATATTAAACACCCCAGAACGGTCCATATCGTAGGAACCAATGGTAAAGGTTCAACGGGTCGTATGATCGCACATTTAGCTTATAAAAGTGGTCTCAAGGTAGGACACTTCTCTTCCCCGCATATTTTAAAGTTCAATGAACGTATTTGGATCAATGGCAGTGACGGTACAGATGAAGTACTTGAAGAAGCACATCAAAGACTTTTTATCATCCTGGGTAAGGAGTTGAGTGAAAGTTTGAGTTACTTTGAATATACGACACTGTTGGCTTTTGTGGTCTTTGAAAATTGTGATCTTATGGTTTTGGAAGCAGGGTTGGGTGGAGAATTTGATGCTACCAATGTATGTGACAAAGCACTTTCTGTGATTACGCCTATAGGCATCGACCATCAGGCCTTTTTGGGTGAAAGTATTGAGGCAATAGCCGGTACGAAAATACGAAGTATTCAAAAACAAGTGTTGCTGGCGCCACAAGTGTATGATGAGGTATTCACTGTCGCTGAAAAGATAGCGAAGGAGAAGGATGCAAGACTCTACATCCATAAAACCTTAAGCCAGGTGATGAGTGAACTGGAAGTGATTGCCAAAGAGAAATCCTGGGGAAATTATCTGGTAGAGAATGCTTCAGTGGCACTGCAGGCTTTGGATATCTTGGAACTCTCTTATCAGATAGATGATCTACGCACTTTGGAACTCTTTGGACGTTTCTATCCCTTAACAAAAAATATCCGTATTGATGTGGGACATAATCCTTTAGCTGCAAAAGCCATAGAAAAAGCATTGGATCAAAAGGTGGTCCTTATCTATAACAGTCTTGATGACAAAGATTATGAAGCCGTGTTACAAACACTTAAACCTAAAGTCAAACGTATAGAGATCATCCCCATACATTCACAAAGAGCGACCACTTTAAGTGAGATAGAACAAGCAATCAAAAAAGTAGGTATCAACTATAGCTACTTTGACGGTAAGATAGACAAAAATGAACATTACCTGGTATTTGGGTCATTTTATGTCGTAGAAGAATTTTTAAATAAGATGCAAAAGAAGAGAGATGTACCAAAGTAA
- the lptE gene encoding LPS assembly lipoprotein LptE, which yields MRTIVKFWMSVSMVLLVSACGYKPSSHMIQNVFSDTVYVEVIVDRAEPENAPFIKDEMSRLVYTRFKGRVVSKAQAESQIRLSYAGSTFTPLSYKEGYVTRYRANTRVKFDMVTKEGKVSKTISSIVDSEIQESSLTSSALRTEAIRIGLGKALDEFLAYVSAKGMLKETK from the coding sequence ATGCGTACTATTGTAAAATTTTGGATGAGTGTCAGTATGGTCTTACTTGTCAGTGCGTGCGGATATAAACCCTCTTCTCATATGATCCAAAATGTTTTTTCCGATACGGTGTATGTGGAAGTCATTGTTGATCGAGCAGAACCTGAAAATGCACCTTTTATTAAAGATGAGATGAGCCGTTTGGTTTACACACGATTTAAAGGACGTGTGGTTTCCAAAGCACAGGCAGAAAGCCAAATCCGGCTCTCTTATGCAGGAAGTACGTTCACACCACTCTCATACAAAGAGGGTTATGTCACCCGATACCGTGCAAATACCAGAGTAAAATTTGATATGGTCACTAAAGAAGGTAAAGTAAGTAAAACGATCTCGAGCATAGTAGACTCAGAGATTCAAGAAAGTTCTCTTACCTCTTCTGCACTGAGAACGGAAGCTATACGTATAGGATTGGGAAAAGCATTGGATGAATTCTTGGCTTACGTCAGTGCTAAAGGGATGTTAAAAGAAACGAAATGA
- the leuS gene encoding leucine--tRNA ligase, whose protein sequence is MSYNPSEIEAKWQNRWDDEKAFEPDDALNRKKKYILSMFPFPSGRLHMGHVRNYAIGDAFARYYRKQDFNVLHPIGWDAFGMPAENAAIKHGRHPKEWTYSNIDYMRKELNTLGLSFSKTREFATCDTLYTKWEQEFIIKMFEEKLLYRESTTVNWCEDCHTVLANEQVEEGCCWRCDNEVQLKEMPGYYLDIIKYADDLLEDLKELEGKWPSQVLTMQSNWIGKSQGLEFEFELSAESQKKLGGNFDIYSVFTTRPDTIYGVTYSALAAEHPITKYLIDHDLLDDGVAQKITDIANMTERERAQADKEGYPLGITVIHPLTGEEIPVWTANFVLASYGGGAVMAVPAHDERDFEFASKYDLPVKRVISGGEELPYTLEGELVDSAAFTGLGNYEAKAKIIAMFEEAGFGKGTTNFKLRNWGVSRQRYWGAPIPFVHCKSCGLVPEKIENLPIALPEDVEITGEGNPLENHPTWKHCACPKCGEEAIRETDTLDTFVQSSWYQFRYATNPKKWNEVGIDKEEANYWLGVDQYIGGIEHAILHLLYARFFTKVLRDLGYHDVNEPFENLLTQGMVLMDGAKMSKSKGNTVDPDALVEKYGADTARLFTLFAAPPAKELEWNDSAVEGAFRFIKKLYDRKEKVTQNSLPEIDQGTLSKESKLARVKVYEALQKSSDVYEKTFAFNTLIAACMEALNALDKQDDGAVWTEGMYIMLNLLEPIIPHVTTELSEVLFERKNLQAVLEVKEEVFVQDSVLYVVMIGGKKRTEIEVSPSATQDEILVAAKEAGAKWLEGMSVVKEIVVPNKLVNLAVKPS, encoded by the coding sequence ATGAGTTACAATCCAAGTGAGATTGAAGCCAAATGGCAAAACAGATGGGATGATGAGAAGGCTTTTGAACCGGATGATGCCTTAAACAGAAAGAAAAAATATATCTTGAGTATGTTCCCTTTTCCAAGTGGACGTTTGCACATGGGACATGTACGTAATTATGCTATAGGTGATGCTTTTGCACGTTACTACAGAAAACAAGATTTTAATGTACTCCATCCTATCGGCTGGGATGCGTTTGGTATGCCTGCTGAGAATGCTGCGATCAAACACGGTCGTCATCCTAAAGAATGGACCTATTCGAATATTGATTATATGAGAAAAGAGCTCAATACACTGGGACTTTCATTTTCTAAAACACGTGAGTTTGCTACCTGTGATACACTCTATACGAAGTGGGAACAAGAGTTTATCATTAAAATGTTCGAAGAGAAACTGCTTTACCGTGAGTCTACAACGGTAAACTGGTGTGAAGATTGTCATACGGTATTGGCAAATGAACAGGTCGAAGAAGGGTGTTGTTGGCGTTGTGACAATGAAGTACAGCTCAAAGAGATGCCGGGGTATTACCTGGATATTATCAAGTACGCGGATGACCTGCTTGAGGACTTAAAAGAGCTTGAAGGAAAATGGCCTTCACAGGTACTAACGATGCAAAGTAACTGGATCGGTAAATCTCAGGGACTTGAATTTGAGTTTGAACTCAGTGCTGAGAGTCAAAAGAAACTGGGTGGAAATTTTGATATATACAGTGTGTTTACTACACGTCCGGATACGATCTATGGTGTCACATACTCTGCGCTTGCAGCGGAACATCCTATCACGAAGTATCTGATTGACCATGATCTACTTGATGATGGGGTAGCTCAAAAGATCACTGATATAGCCAATATGACAGAGCGTGAAAGAGCACAGGCAGATAAAGAGGGGTATCCTCTTGGTATTACTGTGATCCATCCTCTTACAGGGGAAGAGATACCGGTATGGACAGCGAACTTTGTACTGGCTTCTTATGGCGGCGGAGCGGTCATGGCGGTACCTGCACATGACGAGAGAGACTTTGAGTTTGCAAGCAAGTATGATCTTCCTGTCAAAAGAGTGATCAGTGGTGGGGAAGAGCTTCCTTATACGCTTGAAGGAGAACTGGTTGATTCTGCAGCTTTTACAGGGTTAGGCAATTACGAGGCTAAGGCTAAGATCATTGCGATGTTCGAAGAGGCGGGATTCGGGAAAGGCACGACAAACTTCAAACTCAGAAACTGGGGTGTAAGCCGCCAGCGTTACTGGGGTGCACCGATACCATTTGTGCATTGTAAAAGTTGTGGACTTGTCCCTGAAAAGATAGAAAACCTTCCTATTGCACTGCCTGAAGATGTTGAGATCACTGGGGAAGGAAACCCGCTTGAAAACCATCCTACATGGAAACACTGTGCTTGTCCGAAGTGTGGAGAAGAAGCTATTCGTGAGACAGATACACTCGATACCTTTGTACAGTCAAGCTGGTACCAGTTCCGTTATGCGACCAATCCTAAGAAGTGGAATGAAGTAGGTATTGACAAAGAAGAAGCCAATTATTGGTTGGGAGTAGATCAATATATCGGTGGGATCGAGCATGCCATTTTACACTTGTTGTATGCTCGTTTTTTTACAAAAGTACTTCGTGATCTTGGTTACCATGATGTCAATGAACCGTTTGAGAACCTCTTGACCCAGGGGATGGTACTGATGGATGGTGCGAAGATGAGTAAGTCTAAAGGAAATACGGTAGACCCGGATGCACTGGTAGAGAAGTATGGTGCAGATACGGCCAGACTCTTCACTCTTTTTGCTGCACCGCCGGCAAAAGAGCTTGAGTGGAATGACTCGGCCGTAGAGGGTGCATTTAGATTTATCAAAAAACTCTATGACAGAAAAGAGAAAGTCACACAAAACAGTCTGCCTGAGATCGATCAGGGAACATTGAGTAAAGAATCTAAACTTGCACGTGTAAAAGTCTATGAAGCACTGCAAAAATCTTCAGATGTTTATGAGAAGACATTTGCCTTCAATACGCTTATTGCAGCATGTATGGAAGCACTGAATGCATTGGATAAACAAGATGATGGGGCTGTGTGGACTGAAGGTATGTACATTATGCTCAACCTTCTTGAACCGATTATTCCTCATGTCACGACAGAACTTAGTGAAGTATTGTTTGAGCGTAAAAACCTACAGGCTGTTCTTGAAGTGAAAGAAGAAGTTTTTGTGCAGGATAGTGTTTTGTATGTCGTCATGATAGGTGGTAAAAAACGTACGGAGATAGAAGTAAGTCCTTCCGCTACACAGGATGAGATCTTAGTTGCAGCAAAAGAAGCCGGAGCAAAATGGCTTGAGGGTATGAGTGTCGTTAAAGAGATCGTTGTGCCAAATAAATTGGTGAATTTAGCGGTAAAACCGAGCTAA
- a CDS encoding DNA polymerase III subunit gamma/tau, which yields MSLALARKYRPATFDDLIGQESVSQTLSLALEGNRLSHAYLFSGLRGSGKTSTARIFAKALLCEKGATSHPCGTCTHCVMASESSHMDIIEMDAASNRGIDDIKDLIEHTKYKPSSARYKIFIIDEVHMLTNQAFNALLKTLEEPPDFVKFILATTDPLKLPATILSRTQHFRFKKIPQNLVLMHLEHILDLENIEYERDALDIIARSGAGSLRDSLTLMDQAIVYSKNFVDVNTVTGMLGIIEPSHLETLLSDIMAKDTTKVLAFIKMAADYEAEMILDELTLYLKELLLNAKGKFSPMIIERFFRVIAESKSLLSLGSDSGFVLSLTLFKMMESLEIKDIDTMIRGLEQELKGVEVSEIMVTTPSPDQAAPSEVITITEEEIVSTLPKTTAPKAEPVPEEKAPEALPEMTEKPVIHNEPTPPIEEEKAPVYVQPVTQPEVTQPSAPAINPHQKTFDALVKKLYDRDYDLGVCFERNISFENFEDHKLTWASMAEGEDKKMLITHWGLIKMFVKDIFGFETQIINIPKKKVNTAPIEEKAEEPKKEIPAHQDADAASMIEDIEMKSSCIAPEAGETEAAKEKDPSTLLEEPMIKEAIALFDPKKVRIKRNS from the coding sequence TTGTCTTTAGCCTTAGCAAGAAAATACCGTCCTGCAACTTTCGATGACCTCATCGGACAAGAGTCAGTTTCACAAACACTCTCACTAGCACTTGAGGGTAACAGACTCTCACATGCCTATCTTTTTTCGGGACTTAGAGGGAGTGGAAAAACATCTACCGCCCGTATCTTTGCCAAAGCATTACTCTGTGAAAAAGGTGCGACTTCTCATCCTTGCGGTACTTGTACCCATTGTGTGATGGCAAGTGAAAGCAGCCATATGGATATTATCGAAATGGATGCTGCTTCCAACCGTGGTATCGACGACATCAAAGATCTCATAGAACATACAAAATACAAACCAAGCTCTGCACGTTATAAGATCTTTATCATCGATGAAGTACATATGCTTACGAATCAAGCGTTTAATGCCTTGCTTAAAACACTTGAAGAGCCACCTGACTTTGTGAAGTTCATACTGGCAACGACAGATCCGTTAAAACTGCCTGCTACTATCCTTTCACGTACACAGCATTTTAGGTTCAAAAAAATTCCTCAAAATCTTGTACTGATGCACTTAGAACACATCTTGGATCTTGAGAACATAGAGTATGAAAGAGATGCTTTGGACATCATCGCACGTTCAGGTGCAGGGAGTCTGAGAGATTCACTTACGTTGATGGATCAAGCCATTGTCTACTCTAAGAACTTTGTCGATGTGAATACTGTTACAGGGATGCTTGGTATCATTGAACCCAGTCATTTGGAAACATTGCTCTCTGACATCATGGCCAAAGACACGACAAAAGTGTTAGCCTTTATCAAAATGGCAGCAGATTATGAGGCAGAAATGATACTGGATGAACTCACACTCTATCTTAAAGAGTTGCTTCTCAATGCAAAAGGAAAGTTCAGTCCTATGATCATAGAGCGTTTCTTTAGGGTGATCGCCGAATCTAAAAGCTTACTCTCTCTTGGAAGTGATAGTGGATTCGTACTCTCCCTTACACTCTTTAAAATGATGGAATCTTTAGAGATAAAAGATATAGATACCATGATACGTGGCTTGGAACAGGAACTCAAAGGGGTTGAAGTGTCTGAAATAATGGTGACCACTCCCTCACCTGACCAAGCTGCACCCTCTGAAGTCATCACGATCACTGAAGAGGAGATCGTATCCACTCTTCCTAAAACTACAGCACCTAAAGCAGAACCTGTCCCAGAGGAGAAAGCACCTGAAGCGTTACCTGAGATGACAGAAAAACCAGTCATACACAATGAGCCTACCCCTCCTATAGAAGAAGAAAAAGCACCTGTCTATGTACAACCGGTTACCCAACCAGAAGTCACACAACCCTCTGCACCAGCCATCAATCCGCATCAAAAAACATTTGATGCTCTGGTAAAAAAACTTTATGACAGGGATTATGATCTAGGTGTTTGTTTTGAACGTAATATTTCCTTTGAAAACTTTGAAGATCATAAACTTACATGGGCTTCTATGGCAGAAGGTGAAGATAAAAAAATGCTCATCACCCATTGGGGACTTATCAAGATGTTCGTGAAAGATATTTTTGGTTTTGAAACCCAAATTATCAATATCCCTAAAAAAAAAGTTAATACAGCACCCATAGAGGAAAAAGCGGAAGAGCCGAAAAAAGAGATCCCTGCACATCAGGATGCAGATGCCGCTTCCATGATAGAAGATATCGAAATGAAAAGTTCTTGCATCGCCCCGGAAGCCGGAGAAACTGAAGCAGCCAAAGAGAAAGACCCTTCCACTCTGCTTGAAGAACCTATGATCAAAGAAGCTATCGCTCTATTTGACCCCAAAAAAGTACGGATCAAGCGTAATAGTTAA
- a CDS encoding TIGR00282 family metallophosphoesterase, translated as MKIGFIGDIVGKPGRLMIKRHLKRLRQEHFVDFMIANYENASHGFGLTEKNCIELLGYDIDMMTGGNHSFDKKEILNLFDTYPLIRPMNYPKSTPGKGIYETTLLGHKTAILNLMGHYTMPLADNPFTMIVEEVEKLKAQGFKHIILDMHAEASSEKQVILHMLKDDVSAILGTHTHVATDDLQIHDGCCYVTDVGLTGCRDGVIGMGSDVPIKRVLTGIGGHFNVPDECKALLQMVVFELDDDGRCISAEKIKIYDDKPKIVTKAWMDT; from the coding sequence TTGAAAATAGGGTTTATCGGTGATATTGTAGGTAAACCAGGGCGTTTGATGATCAAGCGCCATTTAAAACGTCTCAGACAAGAGCATTTTGTAGATTTCATGATAGCAAACTACGAAAATGCAAGTCATGGCTTCGGGTTAACAGAAAAAAACTGTATAGAACTACTGGGTTACGACATCGACATGATGACGGGTGGAAACCACAGTTTTGATAAAAAAGAGATCCTAAACCTCTTTGACACTTATCCTCTTATACGTCCTATGAACTACCCAAAATCTACACCTGGAAAAGGTATCTATGAAACCACCCTCTTAGGACATAAAACAGCGATCTTAAATCTTATGGGACATTATACGATGCCCCTGGCTGATAATCCATTTACCATGATCGTTGAAGAGGTAGAGAAATTAAAAGCACAAGGATTTAAACACATCATTCTTGATATGCATGCTGAAGCAAGTTCAGAGAAACAGGTCATTTTGCATATGCTCAAAGATGATGTATCTGCGATACTGGGTACACATACCCATGTGGCTACCGATGATCTACAGATACATGATGGCTGCTGTTATGTGACAGATGTAGGTTTGACCGGTTGCCGAGACGGTGTGATAGGGATGGGTTCAGATGTACCTATTAAACGGGTGCTTACAGGTATTGGAGGACATTTCAATGTACCTGATGAGTGTAAAGCGCTGCTTCAAATGGTTGTGTTTGAATTGGATGATGACGGGCGTTGTATAAGTGCGGAGAAGATAAAGATCTATGATGATAAACCTAAAATAGTGACAAAGGCATGGATGGATACCTGA
- a CDS encoding beta-ketoacyl-ACP synthase III, with the protein MSQTKPVYASFRSIGAYVPEKILSNADLEKMVDTTDEWIVKRTGITERHIAADDEYTSDMAAKACEKAIERSGLAKEDIDLVLCATVTPDYFNMPSTACIISDKIGIRDVQAFDISAACSGFVYLLTIAKAFIESGMKKNVLVVGAEKFSSVVDYTDRSTCILFGDGAGAAVISATSNKDEAFIDIHASADGSYADFLVTPAPGAIHPASQEVIDQGLNFVQMKGNETFKLAVKTLTKDVKEILAKNEINADDIPHFVPHQANYRIIKAVGDALKMREEQVVLTVGKYGNTSAASIPMALNDIWESGRLQTGDLMLLDTFGGGLTWASALLPFAGKANNK; encoded by the coding sequence ATGTCACAAACAAAACCAGTATATGCTTCATTTAGATCTATAGGTGCGTATGTACCTGAAAAGATTTTGTCTAATGCGGATCTTGAGAAGATGGTAGATACTACAGATGAATGGATTGTGAAGCGTACAGGTATTACAGAGCGTCATATAGCTGCAGACGATGAATATACAAGTGATATGGCTGCTAAAGCATGTGAAAAGGCAATAGAGCGTTCCGGTTTAGCAAAAGAGGATATCGATCTAGTACTTTGTGCAACAGTGACTCCAGATTACTTTAATATGCCTTCAACTGCATGTATCATTTCAGATAAGATCGGTATCAGAGATGTGCAGGCGTTTGATATTTCTGCGGCATGCAGCGGTTTTGTCTATCTGCTTACTATCGCGAAAGCGTTTATAGAGTCTGGTATGAAGAAAAATGTACTGGTCGTTGGTGCTGAAAAGTTTTCTTCTGTTGTCGATTATACAGACAGAAGTACATGTATCTTGTTTGGAGATGGGGCAGGCGCTGCGGTGATCTCTGCTACATCAAATAAAGATGAAGCATTTATTGATATCCATGCTAGTGCAGATGGATCGTATGCAGACTTTTTGGTCACACCTGCGCCTGGTGCTATACACCCTGCAAGTCAGGAAGTCATTGATCAAGGGCTTAATTTTGTACAAATGAAGGGAAATGAAACCTTTAAATTGGCCGTTAAAACGTTGACAAAAGATGTCAAAGAGATATTGGCGAAGAATGAGATCAATGCGGATGATATCCCGCACTTTGTCCCGCATCAAGCAAATTACCGTATTATTAAAGCAGTAGGTGATGCTTTGAAAATGAGAGAAGAACAAGTGGTTCTAACGGTAGGTAAATATGGAAATACATCAGCTGCTTCGATTCCTATGGCATTGAATGATATTTGGGAATCTGGAAGACTACAGACAGGAGATCTTATGTTGCTTGATACTTTCGGTGGCGGATTGACGTGGGCAAGTGCATTACTCCCATTTGCCGGAAAAGCAAACAACAAATAG
- the plsX gene encoding phosphate acyltransferase PlsX: protein MIKIAIDAMGGDFGPEPIIEGVVQALESEKFLPILVGNTEEIRSFLPPYYADKVEIVEANDVISMSDQATDALKRKDSSIYKAVELVREKEASAVVSAGHSGATMTLATLRIGRLPHISKPALATLMPSVVTTKTLVLDVGAVTDCTPQNLYEFGAMGEAYAQQILGIASPKVGLLSNGSEDSKGNTLTKAAFKLLQGLDGFVGNVEGRDIFNGNVNVVVCDGFTGNILLKTSEGVVSTIFTLMRQHIRKSLPAKIGALMMKRKVFGNMKKQVDYAEYGGAPLLGINGCAIISHGSSNAKAIKNAIFQALRYTESDVNTTIEELLSNDR from the coding sequence ATGATAAAGATTGCGATTGACGCTATGGGCGGGGACTTCGGTCCTGAGCCTATTATAGAAGGTGTGGTTCAAGCACTGGAATCTGAAAAATTCCTTCCTATTTTAGTAGGTAATACAGAAGAGATACGCTCTTTCCTCCCCCCATATTATGCAGACAAAGTTGAAATTGTTGAAGCGAATGATGTGATATCTATGAGCGATCAGGCGACGGATGCACTTAAGCGTAAAGATTCATCTATTTACAAAGCGGTGGAACTTGTACGTGAAAAAGAAGCCTCTGCTGTAGTTTCAGCGGGCCACAGTGGTGCAACCATGACATTGGCTACATTGCGAATAGGACGTTTACCGCATATCTCTAAGCCTGCGCTTGCTACATTGATGCCAAGTGTTGTAACGACTAAGACATTAGTACTGGACGTAGGTGCAGTAACAGACTGTACACCTCAAAACCTTTATGAGTTTGGTGCGATGGGTGAAGCATATGCGCAACAGATCTTAGGTATAGCCTCTCCTAAAGTAGGGCTTTTATCTAATGGGTCTGAAGATTCTAAGGGTAATACTTTGACGAAAGCAGCCTTTAAACTGCTACAAGGTTTAGATGGTTTTGTGGGTAATGTTGAAGGTAGAGACATCTTTAACGGTAACGTGAATGTCGTTGTCTGTGATGGGTTTACAGGTAATATTTTACTGAAGACAAGTGAAGGTGTGGTATCCACTATCTTTACATTGATGAGACAACATATTCGAAAATCATTACCGGCAAAGATCGGTGCATTGATGATGAAAAGAAAAGTGTTTGGAAATATGAAAAAGCAAGTTGACTATGCAGAATATGGTGGAGCACCACTTCTGGGTATCAATGGCTGTGCTATTATCAGTCATGGTAGCTCAAATGCAAAAGCGATTAAAAATGCTATTTTTCAAGCGCTTAGATATACAGAATCTGATGTGAATACGACAATAGAAGAACTACTTTCAAACGATAGATAA
- the rpmF gene encoding 50S ribosomal protein L32 has translation MAVPKRRVSHTRAAKRRTHYKLTLPMPVKDADGTWRMPHHMNMTTGEYKTTKA, from the coding sequence ATGGCAGTACCTAAAAGACGTGTGAGTCACACAAGAGCAGCGAAAAGAAGAACACATTACAAATTGACATTACCAATGCCAGTTAAAGATGCAGATGGAACATGGAGAATGCCTCACCACATGAACATGACTACCGGTGAGTACAAAACAACCAAAGCATAA
- a CDS encoding DUF177 domain-containing protein: protein MKIVFDKIGSTAKPIELSSEGVKLEGTLKKSGYHQVTLDAHMSGSIELDCDRCGDTYNYDVDNKLQLRLSDIVSEDKDDLDIIEFLDGEIDISYILQSEINTFKNAYNYCDKCANSDEDFEVEY from the coding sequence ATGAAAATAGTTTTTGACAAAATTGGTTCTACAGCGAAACCCATTGAACTGAGTTCAGAGGGTGTGAAGCTGGAAGGAACTTTAAAGAAGAGTGGTTATCATCAAGTAACTTTAGATGCACACATGAGCGGTAGTATTGAGTTGGACTGTGATAGATGTGGAGACACATATAACTATGACGTGGACAATAAACTACAACTTAGACTGAGCGATATAGTATCCGAAGATAAAGATGATTTAGATATAATTGAGTTTTTAGATGGCGAAATAGATATTTCGTACATACTACAGAGCGAAATAAATACATTTAAAAATGCTTATAACTATTGTGACAAGTGTGCCAATAGTGATGAAGATTTTGAAGTAGAATATTAA